The Thermococcus sp. DNA window GAATCGGTGGGTGAAGAATGGGACATCATCACCATCACCACGGCGAGCTTAAGGGCAGGATGGCCTTCTCGATAGTTCTCAACCTGGTCATCACGATTGCCGAGGTAATCGGCGGAATCCTCTCGGGAAGCTTGGCTTTGCTCAGCGACTCCCTCCACAACTTCAGCGACAGCATGAGCTTACTCGCGAGCTACTTCGCGATAAAAATCGGTGAGCGGAAGGCCAACGAGAAGTACACCTTTGGCTACAAGAGGGCTGAAATCCTCGTGGCTTTCATAAACTCCGCCGTTCTCGTTGGCGTTTCCCTCTTCCTCCTGGTTGAGGCTTACAGGCGCTTCAAAAACCCTGAGCCGATAGACGGCCCGCTGATGCTCGGGGTCGCGTTGATAGGCCTAGCCGCCAACCTCCTCTCGGTTCTCCTCCTCCACAGTCATGCACACGAGAGCATTAACGTCCGCTCCGCCTATCTGCACCTCATGAGCGACACCCTCTCTTCCGTGGCGGTCGTCATCGGCGGAATCCTGATAATCAAGTGGAACATCACATGGGTTGACCCGCTCGTAACAGTTCTGATCTCGCTCTACATCCTCAGGGAGGGCTACGAGATACTGAAGGAGAGCGCTGAGGTCCTCATGGAGGCCTCACCGGAGCTTGACCTTGAGGCGATAAAGGCAGAAATAGAATCCATTCCCGGCGTTAAGAACGCCCACCACTTCCACGCCTGGCGCATAGGGGAGAAGGAAATCCACTTCGAGTGCCACGTTGAGGTTGACGACATGCCTATAAGCGAGGCGCAGTGGATAATAGACGAAGTCGAGAAAAGGCTGAAGAGGTACGGGGTAACCCACGTGACGGTTCAGCTGGAAGCGGACAGGTGCGCCAGCAAGAACGTGATATGTGAGTATTTCCAAGTGCTCTGAATCCCTTGGTAGGTAAGTTCTCTAAGGTCTTCAACAGATGGTTGATAACATCAATGTACCAAAACCGTTAAAAGCGTGCTACCTTTCTTGCTTTTGGTGATACGAGTGAGGAAGGTCCTCGCGCTCCTTGTGATTCTCCTTGTGGTCTCGGTCGCGGGCTGTATAGGGACTTCCAACTCAACGGGGACAACCACTCCATCCCCGACAATGACGAGTTCAAGTTCGGTATACATCACGGTCACCGATGCCCTTGGAAGAACCGTAAAGGTTCCGAGAAACGTTACCCGTGTCGTCGCGGTCGGCCCAGGAGCGCTGAGGATTATCGTTTACCTCAACGCGACCAGTAACGTCGTCGGAATCGAGGAGTTCGAAAAGAAGTATCCCTTCGGAAGGCCCTACATCCTCGCTCATCCCGAGCTTCTCAAACTGCCCGTTATCGGGCCCGGTGGCCCCGGAAAGCTCCCCGACATGGAGGCCATTATCAAGGTTCACCCGCAGGTCATATTCATGTCATTCGTGAGCAAAAGCGAGGCCGATGAGGTCCAGAAAAAGACAGGAATTCCAGTAGTCGTTCTCAGCTACGGGACGCTGAAGAACTTTACAGACCCCGTTTTCTTCAAGTCCCTTCTCCTGGCCGGAAAAATCCTCGGGAAGGAGAAGCGCGCTGAGGAGATCATTAAGTTCATAGAGGAACAGCAGAGCTACCTTGAGAACCTCACGAAGGGTTTGAAGAGCCCGAGCGTTTACGTTGGGGGAATAGGCTTCAAGGGCGCCCACGGGATAACGAGCACCTTCACAGACTACGCTCCCTTCACGGTTCTGAACCTTGACAACGTCGCTTCAAACCTGAGTTCTAAAAACGGCTGGGTGCAGGTTGACAAGGAGTGGCTCCTCAAGGTGAACCCTGACTACATCTTCATAGACGAAGGCGGATTGAAGATAATCCTCGACGACTACAAGAGCAATCCGGATTTCTACAACTCTCTGAAGGCCGTTAAAGAGGGCCACGTTTACGGGGTTTTGCCGTATAACTTCTACAACACCAACATCGGGATAGCGATTGCCGACGCCTATTACATCGGAAAGGTTATCTACCCGGAGCGCTTCAAGAACATAGACCCCGTTGAGAAGGCCAACGAGATATTCACCTTCCTTGTCGGAAAGCCGGTATACAACGAGCTTGCCAAGGAGTTCGGAGGGTTCGGTAAGATAAACCTTGCCAGCGGAAACGTTACCTACGGACTACCGACGAACCCGTGATGCAGATGGACTACAATGCCTACCTCAGGAGGAAAGTCCTCATAGGTCTCGCCCTTTTCCTTTCCCTGTTAGGGGTCTCCATTTTCTCGCTCTCAAGCGGGCCCTACCACGTCCCGGTTAAAGATGTCCTTGCAGTCTTCTTTGGAGGTGGAACTGAGGATGACAGGCTCGTTGTTCTGGGCATAAGACTCCCCCGAATCGTCGCCGGAATCCTTGTGGGGGCTTCAATGGGCATTGCTGGAGCGGTTCTTCAGGGCTATCTCAGAAACCCACTGGCCACGCCTTTCACGATGGGGGTCTCAAACGGTGCCATGTTCGGCGCGTCTCTGGCAATACTCCTTGGTGCTGGTTATTCCCTCAACTCCGGTCAGGTCTTTCTCAACAACCCCTACGTTGTCGTTCTCTTCGCTTTTCTCGGTGCCATAAGTGCAACCCTCGTAATTCTCGCCCTTGCAAGGCTTAAGGGGCTCTCACCGGAGGCGATAGTCCTAGCTGGCGTCGCGATGAGTTCTCTGTTCGTGGCCTTGACGACCCTCGTCCAGTACTTCGCCAACGAGCTTCAGCTTTCGGCAATGGTCTACTGGAGCTTTGGAAACCTCGCGAGAGCAACGTGGGGAGAGAACCTCATAATGGCCGTCGCATTCGCCTTCGTTTTTGCCTACTTCCTGCTCAAGAGATGGGATTTAAACGCATCAACACTCGGCGATGACGTCGCGAAGAGCATCGGGGTGAACATCGAGAGGGAGCGGTTGATTGGAACGCTCCTTTCGGCATTCATAACCTCTGTAACGGTGGCGTTTGTAGGCGTCATCGGCTTTATCGGGCTCATAGCACCCCATTCGATGAGGCTAATAGCAGGAGGCGACTACCGCTCGCTGATTCCGCTCTCAGCCTTAGCTGGGGCCCTTCTCCTGGTTTCGGCTGATACCGTTGCGAGGCTTATAGTTTCACCGATGAACCTCCCTGTGGGCGTTATAACGTCTTTCCTCGGCGCACCGACGTTTATATACCTCCTCGTGAGGATGGAGGGAAGGAGATGATTAAAGGGGAGAACCTTCGCTTCTCCTACGGCGAGCGGGAAGTCCTCAGGGGGATAGACCTTGAGATTGGGGAAAGTGAATTTGTCGCAATCCTCGGTCCAAACGGCGCCGGGAAGAGCACCCTTTTGCGCTGTCTGGCGGGAATTCTGAGATGCGGTGGAGTCTTTATCAAGGATAGGCCTCTTCACGATTACTCACAGCGCGAACTTTCCAGAATTCTCGCGTACGTTCCCCAGCGGACGGAGCCGGGTTTTCTGACGGTCTTTGACACGGTTCTTCTCGGCAGGAGGCCCTACATGGGACTGACGCCCTCCGAGAAAGACCTGAGGATTGTGGGGGAAGCCCTGAAAAGGCTCGGCATCGAGGAGCTGGCCCTCAAAAGGACGAACGAAATCAGCGGTGGGGAACTCCAGAAGGTCAGCATAGCGAGGGCACTGGCTCAGGAACCCCAGGTTCTGCTCATGGACGAGCCCACCAACAACCTCGACTTAAGGAGCCAGCTCGAAGTTATGAGACTCGCGAGGGAGTTCTCAAGGGAGGGGAAGGCGGTTGTAATGGTCATGCACGACGTTAACCTTGCCCTGCGCTTCGCTAAAAGGTTCGTATTCATGAAAAACGGAAGGATTGTTGCCGACGGTGGTCTTGAAGTTCTGAGTGAGGAACTGTTCGAGGAGGTTTACGGAGTTAAGGTTGAGATGGGAGAAATAAGGGGAGTCCCCGTTATAGTTCCCCTTTAGAGCTCGGCCTCCCCGAGTAATTCGAGCATCTCGAGAAGTCTCGGGTCCTTGACCTTTTCAATGGCCTTCTTGGCCTCTTCCTCTTCAATCTTGCCGTCCTTGAAGAGTGCTAGAGCTTTGACCGCCTCAAAGAATTCCTTCATGTCCGGGAATGCGTTGATGAACATATCAACGTTCAGGTAAACCGTCTCGAAGTCATCGTCGAGGAAGAGTTGCCACAGGACGTCCATCAGGGAGCCGAAGGCTATGTCCTCGTAGTCTGTTCCCTTCGCCCTTATGAGGGCGTAAAGGCACTCCTGCAGGGCGGCATCGTAGTTCTCTTCCTCCTCGAAGATTTCCTCAAAGCTCAAGTGGGCCTCAACCAGAAGCTCGTTGTCGTTGAGGGCCTTTGGCAGGACTCCGGCTATTATTGCCTTGCCCTTGTAGGTGTCTCCCGCCTCGAAGGTTATGTAGCCCCTGTAAATCTCAATCCTCAGGAGTTCCCTCTCGTCTCCAAGCTTTTCGTAGAGTTCTTTGGCCTTCTCGATTAGCTCGAGGGCCTTCTCGTACTCCTGAAGTTCCTCGTGAATCATCGCCATGCTGTAGTATATCTTCGCGGCGTGCTCGACGTTGCCCTTTGCTACTTCCTCCTCCAGGAGTGCCCTGAACAGTTCGAGGCTCTTTTCGAGTTCGCCGATGAGGTAGTAAAGGTCAGCCAGGTGGAACTTGAGCTCGAAGTCGTCGCTCTCCTTTGCGAGTTTCTCAAACTCTGAAATCCTGTCCTCGTTGAGTATTTCGTGGTAGTAGTAGAGCACGAGCTTGTAAAGTTCCCAGTCCTTGCATTCCTTTGCCAGCTTTTCGGCCTTCTCAAGGACTTCTTTCAGCTCTTCATCGCTGAGTTCGTCAACCCTGTAGTAGAGAAGCCTCCTGAGCTTTTCGCAGTTCTTCTCCTCGATGGCCTTCAAAATCTCCTCCATGTTTTCACCCCCCGTCTCTAACGCGCCGGAGTATTTAACCGTTTGGCTACATTTTTAACCTCCAAATGAGAGTTCCAAAACATGCTTGAAGTCTTTTTCCTCGGAACCGGGGGTATAATGCCAACCCGTGAACGGAACGTGCCAGCGATAGCGCTCCGCTATAGGGGTGAGATAATCCTCTTTGACGCTGGAGAAGGCACGATACGGCAGATGAACACCGCGAAGCTCAGTCCGATGAAGGTTGACAAGATATTCATAACCCACTTCCACGGTGACCACTACCTCGGCCTCGGCGGTCTGATTCAGACGATGAACCTCTGGAACAGGGAAAGGCCCCTCCACATCTACGGGCCGAAGTACACCTTTGAGTTCCTCCAGAATTTCCTCAACAGCGGGTTCTTCAGGCCGGGCTTTGACATACACGTCCACGAGCTCGGGGAGGCGAGGCTAAAGTTCGGGGATTATGAAATCTGGAGCTTCAAGGTCGAACACGGGATTCCGGCCCTTGGCTACGTCTTCAAGGAGAGGGACAAGCGCGGGAAGTTCCTCCCTGAGAAGCTGGCAGAGTTCGGACTCAAGCCCGGGCCGATACTGGGGAGGCTTGAGAGGGAAGGTAGGGTTGAGGTTAATGGAAGGGTCATCCGCCTCGAGGACGTTACGGGACCGAAGAGGAAGGGACTCAAGGTGGTCTACACCGGCGATACCGAGCCGTCCAATAGGGTGAAGCTCTTCTCCGAAAGGGCAGATTTGCTAATCCATGACGCCACATACATTTCTCCCGAGGACAGGGGCGAGAGTTACCACTCCACCGTCGAGGAGGCCTGCGAGACAGCGAGAAAGGCCAAAGTGAAACTCCTCGCGCTCTTTCACAGGGCATTTCGCTACACTTACGAGGAATACCTCGGAGCATCGGCGGAGACATGCGGAAAGCTTGGCGTGAACTTCATTGTCCCAAGGGACTTTGACGTCCTAACCTTCAAATCGGGAAAATGGCAACTTGGAAACGCTCTAGGTGAGGGGTCATGAACTACCTCCGCTACGTCAAAATCGTGGGCACGATGCACGTCTCCCCAAAAAGCAGGGAGGAGGTTGCGAGGATTATAATCAACGAAAGGCCCCACGCCGTTGCCATCGAACTTGACAGGGCCCGGTTTCTGGCGATGGAAACGAACGTCGAGCTGACGCTCCAGGATTCCCTCAGGCTCGGGAGGAGGGGGGTTATAAACTACGCCCTTGCGAAGGTCGAGGAGAAACTGGGAGAAGCCTTTGGAATGTCCCCCGGGGAGGAAATGAGAACTGCCATAGAGGTCTCTCGCTCTCTGGGGATTCCGCTTTACCTCATCGACGAGGACATTAACCTAATCCTCGCCAAAATAGCCTCGGCTCCGCTGAGGGAGAAGCTCCTCATGGCCCTCGAAGGGCTGAGCGTTTTCCTTCCGCTGGGAAGGGCAGAGCTGGGCGACCCGCTGGAGGAGTACCGGGCCATGATGGTTGAATTTAAGCACAGGTATCCATACCTCTACCGCGTCCTGGTTGAGGAAAGAAACGAGATAATGGCGAGGAACCTGATGGCGATAGTTGATTCCCTTCTCTCAGCTGGGGTCAAAAAGCCGAGGGTTGTGGCCGTTGTCGGCCTCGGCCACAAGCCGGGAATAGAGAGGCTCCTCAACGGACGTTACTTTTATATGTAAAAGTGCGAAAAGTCCGTGGGGATTGGCTATGAGGGACAGGCTTGAAAAGATGCTGAACGTGGAAATACTCGACATCGAGGAAACCGACGACAAGATTATCGTTTACGTTCCGGCCGACAAGGTGAGGATTGCCGTGGGAAGCGGTGGTTCCGCAGTAAAAGCGGCGGAGCTCGTGATAGGGAAGAAGATTGAGGTTCGCCCCAAGGAGTGACATCACTCCCGGTGATAACCCGGGGAAAGGTTAAATAATCTAAGGTGGATTTTCTTTGGTGGTTGCCATGGAGTACAAGAAACCTTTTGGTGTTAGAATAGAGGAGAATGGTGTCATTCCGGGAGCAAAGAAGCTCGTTAGAAGGCTCAGCGACATGGAGGGCTACTTTTATGATGAAGAGGCCTACAGGGAACTCCTGAAGGAGGACCCGATAGTTTACGAGGTCTACGCCATCGAGCAGGAGGAAAAGGAAGGCGACCTCAACTTCGCCACGACGGTTCTCTACCCGGGCAAGGTCGGAAAGGAGTTCTTCTTCACGAAGGGTCACTATCACGCCAAGCCGG harbors:
- a CDS encoding cation diffusion facilitator family transporter, translating into MGHHHHHHGELKGRMAFSIVLNLVITIAEVIGGILSGSLALLSDSLHNFSDSMSLLASYFAIKIGERKANEKYTFGYKRAEILVAFINSAVLVGVSLFLLVEAYRRFKNPEPIDGPLMLGVALIGLAANLLSVLLLHSHAHESINVRSAYLHLMSDTLSSVAVVIGGILIIKWNITWVDPLVTVLISLYILREGYEILKESAEVLMEASPELDLEAIKAEIESIPGVKNAHHFHAWRIGEKEIHFECHVEVDDMPISEAQWIIDEVEKRLKRYGVTHVTVQLEADRCASKNVICEYFQVL
- a CDS encoding iron ABC transporter permease, with amino-acid sequence MDYNAYLRRKVLIGLALFLSLLGVSIFSLSSGPYHVPVKDVLAVFFGGGTEDDRLVVLGIRLPRIVAGILVGASMGIAGAVLQGYLRNPLATPFTMGVSNGAMFGASLAILLGAGYSLNSGQVFLNNPYVVVLFAFLGAISATLVILALARLKGLSPEAIVLAGVAMSSLFVALTTLVQYFANELQLSAMVYWSFGNLARATWGENLIMAVAFAFVFAYFLLKRWDLNASTLGDDVAKSIGVNIERERLIGTLLSAFITSVTVAFVGVIGFIGLIAPHSMRLIAGGDYRSLIPLSALAGALLLVSADTVARLIVSPMNLPVGVITSFLGAPTFIYLLVRMEGRR
- a CDS encoding KH domain-containing protein → MRDRLEKMLNVEILDIEETDDKIIVYVPADKVRIAVGSGGSAVKAAELVIGKKIEVRPKE
- a CDS encoding TraB/GumN family protein — its product is MNYLRYVKIVGTMHVSPKSREEVARIIINERPHAVAIELDRARFLAMETNVELTLQDSLRLGRRGVINYALAKVEEKLGEAFGMSPGEEMRTAIEVSRSLGIPLYLIDEDINLILAKIASAPLREKLLMALEGLSVFLPLGRAELGDPLEEYRAMMVEFKHRYPYLYRVLVEERNEIMARNLMAIVDSLLSAGVKKPRVVAVVGLGHKPGIERLLNGRYFYM
- a CDS encoding ABC transporter ATP-binding protein, which translates into the protein MIKGENLRFSYGEREVLRGIDLEIGESEFVAILGPNGAGKSTLLRCLAGILRCGGVFIKDRPLHDYSQRELSRILAYVPQRTEPGFLTVFDTVLLGRRPYMGLTPSEKDLRIVGEALKRLGIEELALKRTNEISGGELQKVSIARALAQEPQVLLMDEPTNNLDLRSQLEVMRLAREFSREGKAVVMVMHDVNLALRFAKRFVFMKNGRIVADGGLEVLSEELFEEVYGVKVEMGEIRGVPVIVPL
- a CDS encoding ribonuclease Z, with amino-acid sequence MLEVFFLGTGGIMPTRERNVPAIALRYRGEIILFDAGEGTIRQMNTAKLSPMKVDKIFITHFHGDHYLGLGGLIQTMNLWNRERPLHIYGPKYTFEFLQNFLNSGFFRPGFDIHVHELGEARLKFGDYEIWSFKVEHGIPALGYVFKERDKRGKFLPEKLAEFGLKPGPILGRLEREGRVEVNGRVIRLEDVTGPKRKGLKVVYTGDTEPSNRVKLFSERADLLIHDATYISPEDRGESYHSTVEEACETARKAKVKLLALFHRAFRYTYEEYLGASAETCGKLGVNFIVPRDFDVLTFKSGKWQLGNALGEGS
- a CDS encoding iron ABC transporter substrate-binding protein codes for the protein MRKVLALLVILLVVSVAGCIGTSNSTGTTTPSPTMTSSSSVYITVTDALGRTVKVPRNVTRVVAVGPGALRIIVYLNATSNVVGIEEFEKKYPFGRPYILAHPELLKLPVIGPGGPGKLPDMEAIIKVHPQVIFMSFVSKSEADEVQKKTGIPVVVLSYGTLKNFTDPVFFKSLLLAGKILGKEKRAEEIIKFIEEQQSYLENLTKGLKSPSVYVGGIGFKGAHGITSTFTDYAPFTVLNLDNVASNLSSKNGWVQVDKEWLLKVNPDYIFIDEGGLKIILDDYKSNPDFYNSLKAVKEGHVYGVLPYNFYNTNIGIAIADAYYIGKVIYPERFKNIDPVEKANEIFTFLVGKPVYNELAKEFGGFGKINLASGNVTYGLPTNP